Proteins encoded within one genomic window of Granulicella pectinivorans:
- a CDS encoding CRTAC1 family protein, with translation MYRCLICLCLCLLPGGPVLAQSSADAAAQKPNEGAQQPSPMGGSSAGAPRAAILDEQHRPITAGGFVKSGTVVFEDISDKSGLSKWRHTMGDPAKPDIIDTVGSGVGLLDYDNDGWLDIYLVNGSTVAAESGKATAPHAALFHNNHDGTFTDVAAKAGVTNDRWGFGVAVADYDNDGWPDLYVSNFGKNRLFHNNHDGTFTDVAEKAGVTLGNWSTGATWGDYDGDGKLDLFVPGYVHYDLAQPPSKKTSGGASNFCQFRGVAVMCGPRGLAGESDHLFHNNGNGTFTDVSVKAGVADTMTYYGLASLFIDVNNDGKADLLVADDSTPNYLYLNKGDGTFEDASFASGYALNESGRETASMGIAAGDMMHNGLVDLFNTTFSDDYKPLYRNDGGGNFTDVSYQFRIAEPTIPFLGWGASFFDYDNDGWLDLMFVNGHVYPEVDRQDWGTSWKQRAVLFHNHGGKLELVPAVEGTALAKVAVARGLAYGDLFNDGKIDTVINNLDGTPSLFRNVSVGANHWLGLKLIGGPKSPRDAVGATVYVKANGFRQRSDVISGGSFASSPDQRLHFGLGGATAVDEIEVRWPSGLVEHVTVPGIDRIVTITEGKGTAVVSNAVKQGSN, from the coding sequence ATGTACCGTTGCCTCATCTGTCTCTGTCTCTGCCTGCTTCCGGGCGGCCCTGTTCTGGCGCAGTCGAGTGCCGACGCCGCTGCGCAGAAGCCGAACGAAGGCGCGCAGCAACCCAGCCCCATGGGCGGAAGCAGCGCGGGTGCGCCGCGCGCGGCTATTCTCGACGAGCAACACAGGCCGATCACCGCCGGCGGTTTTGTGAAGAGCGGCACCGTGGTGTTTGAAGATATCAGCGACAAGTCCGGACTGAGCAAATGGCGCCATACGATGGGAGACCCGGCCAAGCCAGACATCATCGATACGGTTGGTTCCGGTGTGGGGCTGCTGGACTACGACAACGATGGCTGGCTGGATATCTATCTCGTCAATGGTTCGACGGTCGCTGCAGAGTCCGGCAAGGCCACGGCGCCGCATGCCGCACTCTTTCACAACAACCATGACGGCACCTTTACCGATGTGGCGGCGAAGGCGGGTGTGACCAACGATCGCTGGGGCTTCGGTGTGGCCGTTGCGGACTATGACAACGACGGCTGGCCGGATCTGTATGTCTCGAACTTCGGCAAGAACCGTCTGTTTCACAATAATCACGATGGCACCTTTACCGATGTTGCCGAGAAGGCCGGTGTCACGCTTGGCAATTGGTCGACCGGCGCCACCTGGGGCGACTACGATGGCGACGGGAAGCTGGACCTGTTCGTGCCGGGATATGTGCATTACGATCTTGCGCAACCACCTTCGAAGAAGACGTCCGGTGGAGCTTCGAACTTCTGCCAGTTCCGTGGAGTTGCCGTGATGTGCGGGCCGCGGGGTCTTGCCGGAGAGTCGGACCACCTTTTCCATAACAATGGCAATGGCACCTTTACGGATGTCAGCGTGAAGGCGGGGGTGGCCGATACGATGACGTACTATGGCCTCGCGTCGCTCTTCATCGATGTGAACAACGATGGCAAGGCGGACCTTCTGGTGGCGGACGATTCCACCCCGAACTATCTCTACCTGAACAAGGGCGACGGCACGTTCGAGGATGCGAGCTTCGCCTCAGGGTATGCGCTGAATGAGAGCGGTCGCGAGACGGCATCGATGGGGATTGCGGCGGGCGACATGATGCATAACGGCCTTGTCGACCTGTTCAATACGACGTTCTCCGACGATTACAAACCGCTGTATCGCAACGATGGCGGAGGCAACTTCACCGATGTGAGCTACCAGTTCCGTATTGCGGAGCCGACGATCCCGTTCCTTGGATGGGGTGCGAGTTTCTTCGACTATGACAACGACGGCTGGCTGGATCTGATGTTCGTGAACGGGCATGTGTATCCGGAGGTCGATCGTCAAGACTGGGGCACGAGCTGGAAGCAGCGTGCCGTTCTCTTTCACAATCATGGGGGTAAGCTTGAACTCGTTCCTGCAGTGGAAGGAACAGCGCTTGCGAAGGTCGCGGTCGCGCGTGGGCTTGCGTATGGGGATCTCTTCAATGATGGCAAGATCGACACGGTGATCAACAATCTCGATGGGACGCCATCGCTGTTTCGCAATGTGTCCGTGGGGGCCAATCACTGGCTTGGCCTGAAGCTGATCGGCGGGCCGAAGAGCCCGCGCGATGCTGTGGGTGCGACGGTGTATGTGAAGGCGAATGGCTTTCGTCAGCGGTCGGATGTGATCAGTGGAGGAAGCTTCGCGTCGTCGCCGGACCAGCGTCTTCACTTTGGGCTGGGAGGTGCGACGGCGGTGGACGAGATTGAGGTGCGCTGGCCGAGTGGGCTTGTGGAGCATGTCACGGTTCCGGGGATCGACCGCATCGTCACGATTACGGAAGGGAAGGGCACGGCGGTTGTTTCGAACGCTGTCAAGCAGGGCTCGAACTAG